The Larus michahellis unplaced genomic scaffold, bLarMic1.1 SCAFFOLD_412, whole genome shotgun sequence genomic sequence gctgggtgtgacaaCCAGGCTCATTTCTCTGCTCGTCTTTTCTCAGGGTCATCTTCTGCGGCACGGCAAGAAAATCCTGCACGGCTGATTCCGCTCGCTGGTCAGGTAGTCGCACGCCTGGGGCGTGACACCTTTGCGAGTTCAGGGATGCTACAGATCCTCCCCATCAAAgccgcagaaaaggcaaatttacTGCCAATGGAGAAAAGCTGGTGAGgagttttgtgcttgtttttgtgTGGATATTTAGTCGTTTGAGGGCCGGAGCCCTCCAAGAGAAGCGTtataaaaaaaggtgtttttattaatactaaagtgaGAAGTGTAGAGGAACGCGAGGAATGAAGTGCGTGCTTTTTATTAGTGCCGACAGCTCTAGATTCTCCaataacagcacttcaaaagTGCTTACGTCCAGAGCGCTCTGAAAACCATTAATTGATTAATCCAGCGCCAAAGgttgagaaatcatttcaggagcTCAAGTCTTGGGATGTTTAATAACGTGAGACGGAGCCTTTCGCTTGGCTTCTGGGCCGGGCTCGTGCCCAGGTCAGCGATAATCCAAAGGGGAACCGCTCGCTCCATCGGAAATAACTGGTGTGAGTGGAAATAATGAGTGTCTCGTCAGCcatgggagggaaaagggagatcaAGAGTCCGCCTAAACAAACCTCGCGCCGTTAAGAGATCATTCTCTGGGGAGTCACTGCCAAGATTATGTTTCGGGGAAGATCGTCTTACCGAGCAATGTGCTGTGTCCGGTTTGGAGACTAAACATCTCCAAAGTTTGGGGTTGATTAAGTGCTTCTTGGTTATTAGCTGGATatcttggttgggtttttttccctatttaccACCTTTGACTGCTAAACGAACTGCAGAGATTTCCCAAGTAGGCACGAAACAGCGGATCAAACGCTGAGTGTGGTCAccgtgagcctgggagagaggccggagcggtgctttcctgagctgtccCCCACGGTGCACCCTTGTCCCGGTGctcctccccaggcagggggCCTTTCTCtgtggcttctggaagaaggtgtccacatgactcttccttttcttccctctgtccgcagagttcctgatttttggaggagacatcttgaagtttgctggtaggttcGTGGGACGACGATGACCTTGGGCACTGAGCTGCAGCATTTAACTCCTGTGGCGGCCATTTGCTGTGCTctccttctcaagaggctctgCGCAGtgccttgagccagctctttggccacgcacGCACCCCTCTGGCAGTGCcctctctgcagtgctgcagctgcagaggagcgctcggggcagggggtgccaccgCTGCTGGccggctgctgctgtggcttgcccaggagaggagaggtgtcccggtgcccaggacaTGGTCCTCCAGGATgatggcctcccacaagcccatcttcctccgcacggcggctggtttctgctgtccctgctgctgagcgtaggtcggggagagtcaggtctcgactgagcctttaccttccctccctttccccaggagacgctgtgctggtgctgtggagaacaccagcccaggaggtggccaggaccatcagcctggtgctgcactgtagccggcagatccagaagaagtacggaAGGCGTGACACGGATGTAGGGCAGAAGGTCCAGctgaagataggtacgggcgctgtgccagacgcagATGCGTGGCACTCTTCCGTGTcacagggtgcttctggtttgctgggcttctggggcaggcagctggggatgacgccCAGCATTctcaacacattctcaatgtCGACTTGGTTTGTCTATTTCTAGACGCCCATTTCAGGGACTCATGTCAGCatctccccgaggaggagggaggatgctctgccCCTCCGTAATGCCCGtctccccgctgggcttcagatgagcttctgagcagccgagatgctgggggctgtagagttccaaatgttccctgtgtcagttctgcttctccctctccccagggatctctgcagggccCATGAGCCTCCTGATTTTCGGAGATGAGATCTGGCAACgcttctgcatttttggcccatgcctggctgaagttcgtgacgCCGAACaggttgcgggtgcaggtgaagttgtcctctcggcagcctgctgggagctctgtgagaAGCACCGGCTGAGGACCAAGCGTCTTGTAGGTgcaagagctgtgcaggcaggtggatgggatggcctcgagagccattctgagggcctgggcctggccatgaaggagggaggtgtcgGAAGGCTGAGGggatgaatgtggagagagttgtaggtgggaaagcgggcaggcagCTGAAGCTCTTGTCCTCCCATCTCAGGGGTGACCATGGTCTGGGCTTGCTTGCTTTGAGAGGtcgggaggcactgggagggtttgagccccagcagcaatgtcctctgtgggccatggagctgtggttgcttggagatgggcatgcttggagaaCGGCTGcccagctccggtgcttctgaggaagcactgctgtcccatccagccaggtgggctccttctccccttctctgggcagtgatggtggagggcaggctctgtcccctgggagtcctggggaggccagtggcagtgctttcattctgtgtg encodes the following:
- the LOC141737213 gene encoding adenylate cyclase type 10-like — its product is MGVRWSWRKAGPGGRAGGGSGRAHGAAASTWVIFCGTARKSCTADSARWSEFLIFGGDILKFAGDAVLVLWRTPAQEVARTISLVLHCSRQIQKKYGRRDTDVGQKVQLKIGISAGPMSLLIFGDEIWQRFCIFGPCLAEVRDAEQVAGAGEVVLSAACWELCEKHRLRTKRLVGARAVQVTGMDPMPWSKCQDAFTQACTRPSEPPLKKGRCHETCSSLAQ